Within Paenibacillus sabinae T27, the genomic segment CATGATTCCTTTGGCCAGCATGGTTTCAAGCTCGTTCCGTGCGTAAGGATGCGAAACTATGTCATCATAGCTGTAGCGAAGAGCCACCACTGTATAATATCCAAATCCGTCGAATGTCGCGGTTATCGTTTTGCTGCCGGTGTTGACAATGCCGCCCATGTTATACCACGTACTATCGACATTCTTCCAAACTGACAGGCTCGTGTTGACCGCATTTACGATATTTGGATCATACTTCAAGGTGATCGTTCCCTGCTGGGTGGGCTCCATCCATTTACCCACATGGCCCGAGAAAAATTCATTGTTGGTCTTGTAAGGATCGGATGCGGAAATCGTGGAATAATCGTTAATCGGCTTACCTTGGACAAAATAACCGGCGTCGATCCAATACAGGTTGGAGGCATAACCGTAGTGAAGCATTCCGGTTGTTAGATAAGTCGTGGCCAAATTCTTCGCATCTATTTCTTTAATGTCTCCATCCAGATAAACGCCCTTCGCATTATCCCATTCCCCAACCTGATTATACTGCTTGATGGTGCGACCATCCTGTTTGTCCGCAATGCCAAGCAGGATATATTGATCGTTGAACAGATTGATTTGACGAGTGTTGGTCGATCCCGGGGTCGGCGTGGCATCTCGCAGCATGGTTCCTTTCGGGAAATTCAGCACAACCGAGTTCTGGAACGCCGTCAGCTTGCCGGCAGAAGTCAGGGTCGTCTTCAACTGCGCGCCCTGCAGCACTTCATCGGAATAGGTGATATCAAACGAGCCGTTTGTTTTGGTGGTGCCCGATGTGATCGTGAATTTGATCGTATTCTTCCCTTTTTTCAGACCCTTGACTTCCAGTCTGAAAATGTCCACTTTGGGGTCCTTAACCATCGGCGTTTTGCCAATAAGGATACCAGAGGCTCCTTCCGCCAGAATACTAACGTTTACGAAATTTTGTTTAATGACGCTCTCATTCGGCAGCTTGGGCGACAGAATGGAGTAAGGCGGAATCTCACGAGTAATCAACAGCGACTGCGTTACCGTCGAGGTATCAAGTCTTGCCGTAATGACGATTGTACGCAGTCCCGTCTTTGGCAGCTCCTGCTTCTGAAGAGTAAATTCCCCGCTTGGATCCATGGTGGAATTAGTAGGAGGAATCAGTACCTTGGAGCCTACCCCCGAACCGGCCTCGGTCGTCCATGCAGAGCCGTTCCATTTAGCGGTTACACTCTGCACCCCATCGACCACAATGACAATTTCCTTGGCTTTAGCCGCATAGAACTTGATATCCGCTTCCGTCTGATTGGTCGTGAACTGGAGAGCGTCCGTCTCTACGAATAAATGGTTTGGATCGGACAGTTCCCCTATCGGCAATGGAACGACATTTCTTAATACCGGTAGATCATCCGGGAACAGATAGACCGTTACGTTAGTAGATACCGGCACTCCATTCGCCTTGCCCGTTACGACAATTCTGTTCGGACCGGTGACAAGCTTTGGAGAGTTTGCTTGTATCGTATAAGTGAAATTGAAAGGTGATGCTGTATCATACACCGGAGCGACTGTCGTCCCGTTAATTGAGATAGATACGGAAGGCTTTTCTACAGATGTAAAATTAACCAAGCGTCCCGTAATTGAAGTGAAATCCTCAGCGTTTGTAAACATTTTGTTGTTATATAGGTTGGTCAGCTCAATATACGGAGCCGAGATATAATTCAGCGTATAAGTTCGTGAATCAATTTCCTTTGGGGGGCTATCGGGACTCGAGAGCGTAACCTTTAGCACTTGCTCTCCATTAGGCAGTCCCGTGATTTTGTACACTTTATAGCCGTCTATCGTTTTGAATTCTTCTTTGCTGAACTGAGCGATGTTGGCTGTCCCGTTCTGTAGGGTAGTAATGGATAGCCGGGAAGCAGCGGCCGCGTCACTGGTCTTAACCACCAGCCATAGCGGAAGCTCGAACAAGGATGTATTGCCACTGAATTCGCCGGAAGACGAATACGATACAATTTTATTGGTCGTATCGATTACACTCGGACTGTAAACCTGCTCCACATCCGTAATATAAGCGGTCTGATCGTTATGGAAGGTGAACGTCACCGGTGTAATAGACTTTCCGTCATAGCTTAATACATTACCGGTAACGGTGCTGTAAAAGCTTATGGTATAAACGCCGTTATCGGTTAGAGAAATAGGTGCGGCCGAATCGGCTGCATAATTAAATGTAATGTAATCATTGTTCGAAGAAACTGAGGTGGAGATTATGGTAGCCGTCCCGTCACCGCCGTCAACGACCGATCCGTCCAAGGTCTTCTTGACTTGATAAGTAAAAGTGGTTAATTTGGGTGTACTGGAATCATCGGATGTCTTAAAGGTAATGGAGCCCGACAATTTTCCTTTTAATTCGCCAGTTGTAGTATTGGACGTGACACCGCTGTTGTCTACGATAGTTGAACCTATTTTGGTATTATGGGGCGTGCCGGAGCCTACAGGCGCATACACGACCTCGCGGGAGATGGAATATGTGCGTGTTCCGCCGTCTGTTGTCGCCACAAAGGTAAGTTTGTTCAATCCGGCGACCAATGGGAAATCAGCAATGACAAATGTCGCGCTGCCACCGCTGTACATTCTGGTGCTGTTAATCATTACTTCAGAAGCGTTTGGAGCTTCAAGGGTGAGAGTCAGCCCTGCCGTATTAACCAGTGTGGGGATGCTTTCAGAGAGCGGCGTGCCGTCCACCAGTTGGATATTGTAAATAGCTGGGACATTCGAGAAATTAACGAAAGCCTCGCTGCTTGCCAAACTTCCGTCGCTTTTGGTTCCGTAGACCGTCACCTTGTTAAGACCCTGAGCCAGTTTGACATTCGGAAACTTAAAAAACTTCTCATTGCTGATGAGCGGTTTGACATCCGCGCCGCTGGAACCGGGAATTTCTTTCGAATCCACAATGCTAACCACTTCATAATACATGCTGTCGGCGGATACTCCATTGAACGAACCCTCAACATCCACCGTACTCGTATTAACAGTCGTCGGTGAGTTCTGGTCCGTACTGAATTTGGTAAAGGTAAAATATTGCCCTGTCGCGGCATACGCCGCTCCCGATGCCGAAAGAGTCGACAGCAGGATTACGGCCGCCATAATGAAACTGCCTATCGACTTGAATCTGTTTTTCACGTATGAAACCTCCTACTGCTATTTTGGTTTGGGTCTAGGACGCAACATCTTCCGTGCTTAATCCATCCTCTTTTATTTTATCGGCTAAGCTTAATCTATTAATTAGCAATTTTAGCAGAACAATAAAAAACCCCATTCGAATGAATGAGGTTTCAGGAAAGATATGAGTCCGATAAAGACGCTTCATTATATATATCAGGATTTTGAGCCTTTCTCCGCGCTTACTTTCAAAAATACCCGGGAAAGGAAACTCAGCAGCGGCTTCTTGGTTTGTCCAACCAAACCGATAATCTCGGCGCCGATCTGCAGGAAGAAGAGCATCACACAGATGACTACGAATGTAACCCAGTTCGCTTCATACAAAGCGGATGAGGACTGGATAACAGCCAGGATTCCGAAGAAGCCGGCAATGCCGTAAATGATAAGCACCGTCTGACGGTGACTGAAACCCAGCTCGCGAAGGCAATGATGCAGATGGCCCTTGTCCGGTGCAAAGATCGGTTTCTTCTGCAGCTTGCGGCGTACGATCGCGAAGAACGTGTCCGACAGCGGCACACCAATAATAAGCAGCGGCGTAATAAAGGAAACGACGGCGATCTGTTTGAATCCGAGCAGTGCCAGCATGGCCAGGCAGAAACCGAGGAACAGAGAACCTGCGTCGCCCATAAAGATTTTGGCCGGATGGAAATTGAAGAAGAGAAAACCCACGATGCTGCCGAGAAGCAGCAGACAGATCATGGCAACCATCACATTGCCCATCAAGAAGGCCATCGTCGCAACTGTAGCAATAGCGATACCCGAAACGCCTGCGGCCAGCCCGTCCAATCCGTCGATCAAATTAACGGCGTTCGTGACGCCGACAATCCAGAAGATCGTAAGCGGAATAGCGATCCAGCTCTCAAGCGAAGAATAGGTATTGTTGAAAGGAATATTCACAAAGTCCACGGTAATATTAAAGCCAAACACGACGATGCAGGCTGCGACAATTTGACCGAGCAGCTTCACTTTGGCCGATAACTCAAACTTGTCGTCAAGACTACCAAGCAGCACAATAAGACCGCCGCCGCTAAGCAGCGCCTTGATGAAATTAACATCCCGCGTGGAGAACTCGTAAGGAACAAACGGCGATATGGCAAGCAGTCCTAACACAAACGCCAGAAAAATACCCAGGCCTCCAAGGCGCGGCATAATTCTCGTGTGCACTTTGCGGGCATTCGGCACATCCGTGGCGCCAATGGCAAGAGCGAATTTCTTGACAAGCGGCGTCAAGCATAGTGCAAGTCCCATGCATACGATAAATCCGGCGATGTATATGATTAACATTGGTCTAGTCAACCCCCATTTCTCTACCGCATTGAATTATACTCCGTTCCAAAAACAAATTCCAATTCCGTTTTCAGGCGATTTTCGATAAATAATCGATAAAAATCCGCGTTTTATCCGTATTATGTGACGCTATCTTTTTCCCGCATCACTTTTACTGCGAATTTCGGCAGCGCAAGCATTCTTTTGTAACGGGTCGGTTCTTTGAGAAGGCGGTAAAACCACTCCAGACGAAGTTTTTGGAATGCCAGAGGCGCCCGTTTCGTTTTGCCGGAAATGACGTCAAAGCTTCCGCCGACCCCCATCATGACCGGAATGCCCAGCCGCGATTTATGCTTCGCGATCCAGGGCTCCTGAGTATCGGCGCCCCGCGCGACAAACAAAAGATCCGGTTTCGCCTCTACGATCGTCGCGACGACTTCATCATCCTCCGCCGGACCGAAAAATCCGTCGCGAAAACCGGCGATGGTCACTCCGGGATATTGCATTTGTAACCTGCTTGCCGTCTCGCGAATCACTTCGGGGGTCGATCCAAGCAGATAGACTCTCCAGTGATAGTGTTCTCCCTCTTTCATCAATTCATGTAGCAAATCGTAACCGGGCACCCTTTCCTTGACGGGATTGCCGCCGCGTTCGGCCGCCCACACCACTCCTGTGCCGTCGGGAACTACCAGTTCCGCGGATACCATGATCTCCTTATAAGCCGGATTGTCCAAGGCGGCCATAACCATGATCGGGTTCGCCGTGATCACCTGGTGCGGCGCCCTGGACTGAATGGCTTCAATTAAATAGGAGAGGGTTTCCTTCATATCCATTTTGGAAACAGGTATACCAAAAATCGTTACCGTAGGCACTGCGCCTGCGTCTTTCACTATAGATCACCCTTTATGGCTTAGATATTCAACAATTCGCCGGGCGGGAGCTTCCGCCTCATGGATTAAAGCGTCAATCCGCGTCTCCCGCTGTTCCCGCCAAGCCGCGCCGTCCTTCAGAAGCGTAACAATCTCACCGGCGAGGATTTCACTGTCCAAGGAAGCCGTTGTGCCGACGGGACGGCTGTCGATCCGGCTTAAAAAATGATCGATCTTGGGATCGTACGATATCCCGACCAGCGGCACGCGCCGTCCGGCGGCATAAATGAGGCTGTGCAGCCGCATGCCAAGCAGCACGCTGCATGCCCCGACTTCGCGCAGCATGGTCTGCGGATGGTCGGCTTCTTCGCTTAGGCTGACGGCGCTGCCGTTATCAGCGATATCGCCAAGCTTGTCCATACAGTATTTCGACGCCTCCGTATCGGAAGGAAGATGGAACGGCAGAAACCGCAGATGCACCGGAAGGGTGCGGCAGACCTGCCGCAAACCTTCCGCGATGGCATCCAGCTCCCGCTGGTCCTTCTCCCAGTAACGGACGGAGACACCGATGATCGGGAGATCCGGTCTCTCCAAGCCGGTATCGCCGCCGGAATCCGCCACAGGCTGTCCCTTAATTGCGCGTCCGGGAGCCATTTCTTCCGGCAGCGTCAGACCCATGACGGGATCGGGCACCACCTGCACATCGGTCTGCCGAAGGCCCATGGACACTAGCAGTTTCCTGGATTGTTCGTCACGCACGGACACGTAGGCGCATTTGCGGAATACCGATTTGATCATTGGATGGAACAACTTCCGCTCGACCGGCCCGATTCCCTGGGCATAGATGAAGGTCGGTTTGCCCATCCATTGGGCGAGCTTGATAACGCCGAGATAATACGGAATCGATTTACCGCTGGTCACATCCTGCAGCAGGCTTCCTCCGCCGCTGATCAGACCCGAGCTTTCACCTATAGCCCGGCGAACCTCTGCCAGCTTCATGCGGTGCACCGCCTCGACGCCGTAAGTGGCGGAAGTCCATTCCGGATCGATGGACAATACAACCGGTTCAATCGATATCCCCGCCGCTTCGGATTGACGCTTCAAAGCGATCAGGATCGATTGAAGCACCGCTTCATCTCCGCTGTTGCGGAAGCCGTAGTAACCGGAGAGCACTATTTTTTGAGCTGGGGCAGCCATCGTTTCAAACATCCTTCCGCAATTTGCCATACGATTACCGCGATCACGCCAATGATAAGCCCCAGGCCTAGTCCAAGCAGACCGCGGACAAGCGAAATCAGAACAGGCGAATGAATATGCGCGAACGTATCCACCATGGAGAGCTGACCGATTACGGCAACAATCATTAGATAAGCGGCGTTCCGGTATTTAAGGGCCAGAAAAGAGCCAAGAATAAACACAGGATGGGCGAGCAAAAACTCCTTGCTGCGCGGTCTCACGCCGAAGCTATTTTCCATAAAGTTCCGGAAGGCCAGCTCGTAGGAACTGGCGGTTCCGCTGTTCCCGGTACGGCTCAAATAATACAAGCCTATTATCCCGAGCACCCCAGCGGCAATAACCATCGCCAGCGTGACCGGCGTTCTTAACAGCTTGCCCGTTTTATTCAGGGCGAACTCGCCCCGGTACAAGAGCACATAAATGGCCACAAGCCCGATCGGAGCGATATGCAGCAGACTGACTCCCCTGAACTGGTTCAGCACCAGGCTGTAAGTAATATTATTCAGCAGGGCGATAACGAAAGGAACCGCACTGAGTGAGATTACGGCTGTCTTTACGTATAATACAAGGCTTTGAACCAAGCGCCGCTGCGGATTCATGATTCCGTGCACGGCCCCGGAATGTCCTTCCCGCACCGTTGTCGATCCCTGAACGGCCAACTGGGGACCGGATCGGTTGATTTTGCGAACGGCCAGCACCGTCGCAACGGTCGGAGCGCTGATGGCAACCGCAAGAGCGAGCGCTTGTTCAAACAGCACAGGTTTCACAAGCAGCAGCCCCGCGCTTCCGACCAATCCGAATGCCCAGGCCAAAAGCGTCAGCCACGGGATGAAATAAGAGATCATCAGCGACACCATCGCTACGGCTCCAATAACAGCGACCAGCTTGAAATAACGTTGGAACGGCGAGTCCACAACCTCGAAAGCGGTAGCTTGTCCCAGCGTAAAACCGTTGGCCTCGATCTTGTCGATCGCTCCACCCTGCTCGCTCAGACTGGTCACCAAATTGTCCACCGAATCTTCAATCTGCGCCTTGGCGGTATTTCTTGTAGGGGCGGTGTTCAAGTACAGCATGCGGATATTGCGGTCCTTGGTCGCGAGCGCAAAACGGTCGGCGATAACATCCGGCTTCAGCGTCGAATCGTTCTCGCTCAGTGAATACAACCGGGTCACATTGTAATCGAGCAAATAGGCAAGCTTGTTGAACCCTTTTTGCTGCTCTTTAAGATTCTCGATGGTCGCTATGCCGATGCCATTCTGTTTCAACAGCTCCGCAAAGGAAGCAATGCTCTGCTTGTCCTCATTGTCATTAAACCCTTTGACCGAATCGCCTTCGAACAGGATTCTCTTGACTCCAAGGCTTTTAAACCGTTCAATCAGGCGATTCATCGCTTCTTCATTATAAGGAAGGGAGTCCACAAGTCGGGGAACGATATGGAATCCCTTATCATGCAGAGTTATGAGCGTTGACTCGTCCGGCGCCATCGGTTTTAACAGCGCATCCTCGACCGGCGTTTCAATAATCAGGCCCGGCTGGCCGCGAAAATTCCAATCCTTCACCGGAGTTCCAAGATTGTCAAACGTATCCCGAATCGTCGGCGCAAGCGCATCGGCATTGTCTTTGCTTGTAAAAAGCACATACGTATAATTCTCGTTCTCCGGAATGACGCCATCCGTCAAGTTGGCGATATCCTGCGCACCCCAATACATGACACGACGGGCTTTGCGGTAATCCTCAAGTGTGCTTTCATATACAGCCATGCTCTGTACGCCGGCTTCTTTAAGCCGGTCCAACTGCCGGGATATGTAGTCCTGCGGGTTCGCACGGTAGCTCGCGGCGTCCACGAGATCCCGATAATCGAATACAATTTCCACCGTCTTGGATGATTTCTCAGTCTGTAAACGGTCATAGACCACCGGCAAAGCTCCAATCAGGCCAATTACAACCACGATCCACAGCCATTTCCGGGAATTCAGGTTCCAACGCTGCCATTTGTGCTGCACCAAAAGCTCCTCCTCTTTCCATAAACGAATCTCTATACAGAAGACAACCCCACAAAGTAAGGACTTGGCTTCGAAGCCTGCTCATGTACTTTACGGGGTCCCCGAAAAAAGAAACGGCTTCGCCCTTCATATCGAAGAGCGGCACCCGTTTCCCGTAAAAGAGATTCAAATGATTCCTTATTATTTACTCAAGCCGTCTACTCGTCCCATGACTTCCCCGGTGAGAGCGGCAACCTTCGATTTGGCATCCTCAAGCGACTCGCCGCGCACGGCGAAGTATACTTTAATCTTGGGCTCAGTGCCTGAAGGCCGCAGGCAGAACCAGGAGCCGTCGGCAAGCAGATATTTCAGCACATTCTCCTTCGGAAGTCCATTCAGCCCGAGAGAGTAATCCTGCACCTCGTTTACGCCAATACCCGCGATCTCTCTAGGCGGGTTCTGCCGCCAATCGCTCATGATGCCCTGGATTTGGGCGACCCCGTCCTTGCCCTTGAGCGTGCGGGATTCCAGGCTTTCGAGAAAATAGCCGAACTGCTCATAGAGCTCCTGCAGCACGTCGTAAAGGGTCTTCCCTTGCGCTTTGTAGTAGGCTCCCGCTTCCGCGATCAGCATGGAGGCCAGAATTGCATCCTTATCGCGGGCATAGTTGCCTGCAAGATATCCATAGCTTTCCTCATATCCGAACAGATATGTGTATTCGCCCGACGTTTCAAACTGCGTCATTTTTTCACCGATGTACTTGAAGCCCGTCAGCGTGTTAAACACCGTTGCCCCATAATGACTGGCAACCGCGGCGCCCATTTCGCTCGTTACGATCGTCTTGACTACCGCGCCATTGCTAGGCAGCTTGCCCAGCTCTTGCAGCCGGCTCAAATAGTAGTGGATCATCAGCGCGCCGGACTGGTTGCCGGACAGAACAACGAATTTCCCTTCCGGGTCGCGCACGACGGCGCCCATCCGGTCCGCGTCCGGGTCAGTTCCGATAAGCAGGTCGGCCCCAAGCTCCTCGCCCAGCTTGATCGCCAGCGTAAAGGCTTCCCGCTCCTCCGGGTTAGGCGATTTCACCGTGGAGAATTCGGAATCCGGCTGTTCCTGCTCCGGCACTATAACCACGTCGGTAAAGCCAATCTTCTTCAGTACACTGCGCACCGGAAGATTGCCCGTTCCATGCAGCGGCGTATATACGATTTTGAATTTGCTTCCGAGACCGCCGGCAATGTCCGACTTGCCAACACTGACCGCCGCAACGGTATCGGTGTAGGCTTCGTCTTCCTTCTCGCCCAGCCAATGAAGAAGTCCGGCAGCTTCAGCCTCTTCCTTCACGGCGCGCTTCACGGCGTTAAAGGAATCGATCTGGAATATGTAGGATATCACCTTCTCGGCTTCATCCGGTACAAGCTGACCACCTTGAGCATTATATACTTTATACCCGTTGTATTCCGGAGGATTATGACTCGCCGTAATGACGACCCCGCCTGTAGCTTCCAGATGGCGCACGCTGAAGGACAGCTGCGGTGTGGAACGAAGAGAAGGATACAAATAAGCTTCGATTCCGTTGCCTGCCAGAACCAGCGCGGTTTCCAGCGCGAACTCTGGGGAGAAGCGGCGGGAGTCATGAGCAATAACTACAGATGGACGGCCCTCGCCTTTATGCTGCTCCAATATAAAATTGGCGAAACCTTGAGTTGCTCTTGCTATCGTATAGCGGTTCATCCGGTTGCTTCCTGCGCCGATCACGCCGCGCAAGCCGCCTGTTCCGAATTCCAAATCCCGGTAGAAACGTTCTTCCAGTTCCTGCGGATCATTTTCCAGCGCCCGAAGCTCCTGCTTGGTGGTCTCGTCAATCGATGGATCTTGCAGCCAGCGTTCCAGGGTTTCTGCAGCTTTTGGACTCAATTGGGTCATAAAAAATCTCTCCTTCTTCAGGTATGATTTAATTCAGCGCAAACATAATTTCGCCTTCGGCCACAACTTTGTCTTCCACTTTGGCAACTGCTTTCCCTTTGCCGATACTTCCTTTAAGACGCGTAATTTCCACTTCGAGCTTCAGGGTATCCCCCGGCACTACCTGTCCGCGGAAACGGAAACCGTCCAGACCCGCCAAAAAGCCGATTTTGCCGCGGTTGGCTTCCACGCCCAGGATCGCTACTGCCCCAACCTGCGCGAGAGCCTCCGTAATCAGCACGCCGGGCATAACGGGGTAGCCTGGAAAGTGCCCTGTAAAAAAGGGCTCATTCACCGTGACATTCTTAATGCCTACAGCCCGTTTCCCCATTTCAATTTCGATGATTTTGTCCACCAGCAGAAAAGGGGGACGATGGGGGATAATTTCCTGAATTTGATTGACATCCAACATGTAACCTTGCTCCTTCCGGTTCGAGAGAAGGGCTTTGAAAACAGCCTCTCTTTGGTAAAGGCCTCTTATTCCCGCCGGCATGCATAAATAAAGCTCCCTTTGGCAAGAACTATACTTATCCTTCACCAGCTGCAGAAGTGGAGGTTGAGATAAGGGGCTTCTCCCGCTGGATAAGCGGAGAGGGGCCCTTTTTGATCTCCAAAGCCCCCAATCATTATACATTTTCCAGTATAAAAAAGAAAACTCCCTTGTACAAGTGTACAAGAGAGTGCATTATCCTGGTCTTTACGGAGCAAACACCAGATCGTATACATGCTTCCAGGTGCTCCATTGGAACACATCACTCCATTCCTTATGGCCGAGGACGACGTAACCAGCTGTCAGACCGCCGCCCAGGGATAGCACCAGCAGCAAAGGAATCAGAAACCATTGAATGATTGTCCATTTCGATCGTTTGCGCCTGATCGGCGCATTCTCTTCGGTCTGCTGTTCTTGTTTCAAACGATCTTCTTTCAGACGGCTCATTCCTTCACCTACCCGCGCATATTATTTGCCAGACCAAGCATTTGGTCTCCGGAGGAAAGGGCTTTGGCGGCAAGCTGATACGTGCGCTGAATCTGCAGCATTTCCGTCATTTCTTTGTTCAGATCCACATTGGACTGTTCAATCCAGCCCGACCGAACGGCCACTCCAGCCTGCTCACCGGGTCTTCGTTGCACGAAAGCTTGTCCCGCCGTCACGCCGCCCGCAAGGACAAACCTTCCTCCGTCCACCGCTTGCAATACCTCGCTATTCTTTGGTTCGACCAGCATCAGACGACCTGCTAAAGCCGGCGGATCGTTCTCGTTACGCTTCATCCATACATTGCCTGCCTCGTCAAAGGCCACGCTTGTCCCCGCTTGAACCGTTAGCGGATTCCCCTGGGTGTTCAGCACCGGATTGCCCGTATTGTCCACCAGCATCATATTGGCCGGATTGGTATTATCGGGCGTAAAATGGAAATCCCCCTGACGGGTATACGTCGTTTCGCCGTCCACTTGAACGGCGAACAAGCCGTTTCCTTGAAGCGCCAAGTCGCTGGGATTGCCGGTTTCCTTCAGCGCTCCCTGCTCCCAGCTCATGGTGATCCGGGGTATCCGCATCCCGAAGCCGAGATCAAAGCCGAGCGGCATGGTACGTCCCGCCAGCTCGTACTCCTTCGACTGCTGCTGAACCCGGGTCAGCACATCTTCAAAATTACCTTCCTTGCTCTTATAGCCTGCCGTATTGACGTTGGCGATATTATCGGCGATAAGATCGAGCCGCTGCTGAAGGGCGCCCATGGAGACGGCCGCGCCAATCGTGGAATTGTTCATCGATCCTTAACCTCCTATACTCTGCCGACATCGTTGACGGCCTTTTGCAGGCTGCTGTCGTAGAACTGGATAACCTTCTGGTTCGCTTCGTATGCCCGGAAAGCCGCGTTCAGATCCACAGCTGCCTGTGTTGCATCAACATTGGAGCCTTCAATGTATCCTTGGCGGACCTGCATATTATCTCCCGCATTCGCATAACGCACTCCCGCAGCTGCAGCATCGTCGACGTGAAAGACACCATTTCCGTCACGCACCAGTTCCTGCGGCCTGGTAACGATACTGATTCCGAGGCGAGCGCCGGATGGAGCGCCGGTCGAGGCATCAAGAAGATTGCCTTCCCCGTCCACCTTCAGGTCGCCCTCCGTACCACTCAGTATCACCGGTTGACCATTCGTACCAAGCACCTTGTACCCACCGGAACTCAGCAGTTCACCCGCCGGACTTACGTTAAAGCTGCCGTTTCGCGTAAAGAACGTGTTTCCATCGTTATCTTGAACCGTAAAAAAAGCCTGCGGCTGGTAAATCGTTTCGCCTTGATTGCTGATATATTTGCCGGAGCCGTCAAAAACGATATTCCCTCCCGTGGCCGGATCGGTCAGACGCAGATCGGCAGACAGCGCAAAATCCGTGGTCTTGCCGCTCTCAATCAAATCGCCTTGCAGATACTTGGATATGGACTGCTCGGCGAACACGCCCGTGTTCATTCTGCCGATCGGCTTCATCGTTCCGCGCTCCATAGAGGAGATCAGCACTTCCGGGAAGGAATGGCTGACGCTTTCGACCTGCTTGTACCCCGTCGTATTCAGATTGGCTATATTTTGCGTAGCCGTATCGTGTCTGCGCTGCTGTGTCACCATGCCGGCCGCCGCCGTATATAACCCTCTTATCATAAAAGGCGTTTCCCCTTCCTAAGAACCGCAAAAGC encodes:
- a CDS encoding flagellar hook-basal body protein, which encodes MIRGLYTAAAGMVTQQRRHDTATQNIANLNTTGYKQVESVSHSFPEVLISSMERGTMKPIGRMNTGVFAEQSISKYLQGDLIESGKTTDFALSADLRLTDPATGGNIVFDGSGKYISNQGETIYQPQAFFTVQDNDGNTFFTRNGSFNVSPAGELLSSGGYKVLGTNGQPVILSGTEGDLKVDGEGNLLDASTGAPSGARLGISIVTRPQELVRDGNGVFHVDDAAAAGVRYANAGDNMQVRQGYIEGSNVDATQAAVDLNAAFRAYEANQKVIQFYDSSLQKAVNDVGRV
- a CDS encoding DUF5693 family protein, encoding MQHKWQRWNLNSRKWLWIVVVIGLIGALPVVYDRLQTEKSSKTVEIVFDYRDLVDAASYRANPQDYISRQLDRLKEAGVQSMAVYESTLEDYRKARRVMYWGAQDIANLTDGVIPENENYTYVLFTSKDNADALAPTIRDTFDNLGTPVKDWNFRGQPGLIIETPVEDALLKPMAPDESTLITLHDKGFHIVPRLVDSLPYNEEAMNRLIERFKSLGVKRILFEGDSVKGFNDNEDKQSIASFAELLKQNGIGIATIENLKEQQKGFNKLAYLLDYNVTRLYSLSENDSTLKPDVIADRFALATKDRNIRMLYLNTAPTRNTAKAQIEDSVDNLVTSLSEQGGAIDKIEANGFTLGQATAFEVVDSPFQRYFKLVAVIGAVAMVSLMISYFIPWLTLLAWAFGLVGSAGLLLVKPVLFEQALALAVAISAPTVATVLAVRKINRSGPQLAVQGSTTVREGHSGAVHGIMNPQRRLVQSLVLYVKTAVISLSAVPFVIALLNNITYSLVLNQFRGVSLLHIAPIGLVAIYVLLYRGEFALNKTGKLLRTPVTLAMVIAAGVLGIIGLYYLSRTGNSGTASSYELAFRNFMENSFGVRPRSKEFLLAHPVFILGSFLALKYRNAAYLMIVAVIGQLSMVDTFAHIHSPVLISLVRGLLGLGLGLIIGVIAVIVWQIAEGCLKRWLPQLKK
- the fabZ gene encoding 3-hydroxyacyl-ACP dehydratase FabZ, which gives rise to MLDVNQIQEIIPHRPPFLLVDKIIEIEMGKRAVGIKNVTVNEPFFTGHFPGYPVMPGVLITEALAQVGAVAILGVEANRGKIGFLAGLDGFRFRGQVVPGDTLKLEVEITRLKGSIGKGKAVAKVEDKVVAEGEIMFALN
- a CDS encoding phospho-sugar mutase codes for the protein MTQLSPKAAETLERWLQDPSIDETTKQELRALENDPQELEERFYRDLEFGTGGLRGVIGAGSNRMNRYTIARATQGFANFILEQHKGEGRPSVVIAHDSRRFSPEFALETALVLAGNGIEAYLYPSLRSTPQLSFSVRHLEATGGVVITASHNPPEYNGYKVYNAQGGQLVPDEAEKVISYIFQIDSFNAVKRAVKEEAEAAGLLHWLGEKEDEAYTDTVAAVSVGKSDIAGGLGSKFKIVYTPLHGTGNLPVRSVLKKIGFTDVVIVPEQEQPDSEFSTVKSPNPEEREAFTLAIKLGEELGADLLIGTDPDADRMGAVVRDPEGKFVVLSGNQSGALMIHYYLSRLQELGKLPSNGAVVKTIVTSEMGAAVASHYGATVFNTLTGFKYIGEKMTQFETSGEYTYLFGYEESYGYLAGNYARDKDAILASMLIAEAGAYYKAQGKTLYDVLQELYEQFGYFLESLESRTLKGKDGVAQIQGIMSDWRQNPPREIAGIGVNEVQDYSLGLNGLPKENVLKYLLADGSWFCLRPSGTEPKIKVYFAVRGESLEDAKSKVAALTGEVMGRVDGLSK
- a CDS encoding DNA-directed RNA polymerase subunit beta — translated: MSRLKEDRLKQEQQTEENAPIRRKRSKWTIIQWFLIPLLLVLSLGGGLTAGYVVLGHKEWSDVFQWSTWKHVYDLVFAP
- a CDS encoding flagellar hook-basal body protein — translated: MNNSTIGAAVSMGALQQRLDLIADNIANVNTAGYKSKEGNFEDVLTRVQQQSKEYELAGRTMPLGFDLGFGMRIPRITMSWEQGALKETGNPSDLALQGNGLFAVQVDGETTYTRQGDFHFTPDNTNPANMMLVDNTGNPVLNTQGNPLTVQAGTSVAFDEAGNVWMKRNENDPPALAGRLMLVEPKNSEVLQAVDGGRFVLAGGVTAGQAFVQRRPGEQAGVAVRSGWIEQSNVDLNKEMTEMLQIQRTYQLAAKALSSGDQMLGLANNMRG